The following nucleotide sequence is from Caldalkalibacillus thermarum.
ATGTGCTGCAAAACCGCCAGCGGGTGACAGGGGCTGATGTCTATTTTGACTTGTGGCATGAAGCAGATGATCGTCATGTCCGCCAGCTGTATGACTATATTTGCCTTGATTTGGAACTGGGACTGGATGCCTGGCGGGATGAACTGGTGAGGCAAGGCTATTTAACCAGTGTAAAGGCAGAAGAGAGAGAGAGCCATGTCTATATCGGTTCGGCTCTGTTAGAACGGGGCACATGGGTTGTGCGGGTCCATGTCCAAAAAGAAGAGGAGGAGCTTGATGCATATCAGGACTACCAGATTGAGGTACGCTGATATGCCCTTGCCCTCCTATTTTTATTCTCATTTTTTATGCTCATTCTTCGGGTCAGCCCGCCGGCACGCAGCCAAGGGCACTTCAGACTCCTTTCCTGCTGCGGCGGGCAATAGTTTCGGCAATTTTGGGGCCGTGAAAGCGGCCGTTTTCAATAAAAATCTCATTGGCATTGTTCCCGGCGGCGATCACACCGGCCACAAACAGATTGGGCACATTGGTTTCCATTGTCTGTTCATCATACTGCGGGCGTCCAGTTGTTTGATCAATCTTGACACCGATGCGGGTTAAGAAAGTGTGATCGGGATGGTAGCCGATCATGGCGAAAACAAAGTCGTTTTTAATTGTTTTTTGCTCTCCCTTCACCTGATAAACGACCTCATCAGGGCGTATCTCCTTCACTTCTGCCTCAAATTCCATGGTAATTTTGCCGTGGCGGATCAGGGAAAGGAACTCAGGCAGAACCCAGGGTTTGACGTCTTGGGAAAACTCCTTGCCGCGGTACAACACCGTGACCCGGGCGCCTGCTTTCTCCAGCTGCAGGGTAGCGTCCACGGCACTGTTTTTGCCGCCGATCACCACCACATCCTGGTTATAAAAGGGATGGGCCTCTTTAAAATAATAAAACACTTTGTCCAAGTCAGCTCC
It contains:
- a CDS encoding YpdA family putative bacillithiol disulfide reductase, which gives rise to MREEVIIVGAGPCGLAAAIALQDKGFKPLIIEKGNVVDAIYRFPTHQTFFSTPEKLEIGDVPFIIHERKPSRSQALAYYREVARLKQLRINSYEKVEHITRQTDGSFLVESRRKNGERRSYSAPYVIVATGYYDHPNTLDVPGADLDKVFYYFKEAHPFYNQDVVVIGGKNSAVDATLQLEKAGARVTVLYRGKEFSQDVKPWVLPEFLSLIRHGKITMEFEAEVKEIRPDEVVYQVKGEQKTIKNDFVFAMIGYHPDHTFLTRIGVKIDQTTGRPQYDEQTMETNVPNLFVAGVIAAGNNANEIFIENGRFHGPKIAETIARRSRKGV